The nucleotide window TCTGTCATGCCAGCTTTGTTTTGGTCTAATATTGCTGCTGGTTTCAGGACTGATTCTACATTGTAGTTTGTGGATTGATTTGAACTTTCTTGAGAGCTCGTGCAGATCGACCCTGAACAACATATTGCAATATCAATCCACTAGTTAGTGGAGGACCAATACACAAAGGAGTATGCAAGATGAGATGGAAAATGATGTTTGAATATCATTGTAATAAGCCTCTAACACGGTTAACTAATCTTAGTAGTCATACCTTTTGTACTGAATTTTTTTttgtacatattatttttttaatttcgatAGTTGTTTCTATTCCACAGTATAATTGATTAAATGCTTGGCTTTTCTTTTCTTGTGCTATTTCTTTTGCATTGAGAGTATCTATTCTTTTTGAATTCGTGGTTCATGAATCCTTCTGATCAAGTCATGGGCTACGAGTGCCTTAAGCTAGGTCTAGACTGCAGTCTGTCTTCACATATGTTATCGGTGCTTGCCCATGCCAGTATGTGTGCCTGTTGCTGCATGCACCGAACAGACCTTCACATATGTTATCACTGCTGGTCCATGCCAGTATGTGCCTGTTGCTGCATGCACTGGACAGACCAGCACAGTGATTTTTGGTCATATGTGCATTTTCATGATGGGGTCCAGCATGCAGGATGGATTAGCATAGAATGGTCAAATAAATCTTGCTTTCATGTTTCTTTTCCTACCATTATTACTTGATTGGCGCTTTTCTTTATACAGTAAAGATGCTCCGTGTTTCTAgaagtttttttattttgttttatcatGCGACATTGGAACAGTGGAATGTGAAGTTGTGAACCACCTAAGAGCATAAATTTTGGTGTTTATTACTtgccatttgaatcttaaagttcatGCATATTTGCAGGATTGCTAAATACCAAGAGGCAAATCCTGGTGTCTACACTATTGTTACATTTCCTTTCTTGTTTGCGGTCATGTTTGGTGACTGGGGTCATGGTATGTGCTTATTACTTGCAACGTTGATGCTTATATTCCGAGAAAAGAAACTATCTTCTCAAGTGAGCTCTCACCTCTTCTAGCATTTGTTTACATGCTTTAGTTTTAGAACTTTCTAATTTCTCTTTTTCTGTTCTTAAattctttcttttgttgttttcttaAATTGGCAATTGTGGGTGTAAAGTATTTTAACAtgtaccaacaacaacaacaacagtaaaACCGTAAATCCCAATTATTTGGGGtcgactatatggatcttttatcgTCATTGAGAACTATAAAAAGTTGtatgtttagttaaatttagaatacttagatctttatttatagtttttattaaagtctttttaagtcttcctctacctctcctcatatcattaacattaatcattttatcTTTTCTAAGAACTGCATCTTGAGATCTCCTAAGTACATGCCCAtattatcttaaatgattttcttttATCTTATTCTCTATCAAAGCAATACCTAGTTGTTtacgaataaaagtatttcttttcctgTCTTTCCTAGTAATTGCGCATATCTATTTTAACATTCTTATCTCGATAACACAAACCTTTTGTGTATGTTGTTTCATAGTTGCCTAACACTCGGATCTATAAAGCATTATTGGTCTCAtaactatcttataaaatttttcttttaatctcaaaggtatccgATAGTCATATAAGACTCCTGATGCCCCTCGCCATCTTAATCATcctgtttttactctatgaataatatctcaAAGGTATCCAATGATCATCAGATATTTGAACATGTACTTGTGATACTAAATTTACACAATTCTagttctcaattttttttttcttgtcatgTTTGGTCGCTTATACTTGTGTGGAATTTGACAATCAAACTGTTATACTGCCACATTTCATTATCTACATCTACAAACTTGAAGCAGCATCCTGAATAACACCTGATAATCATGTTCATTTAATATTTGAATTAAAACTTGAAAGATGCTTGTGTTGGATGATTGTCTCTCTTGTGCTAACATAAAttgctgattttttttattttttttactataaaaTTAAAGTTCTCTCTGATGCTTTTATGGAAGGAAAGAAATTTACCAGTATATTTACATATAAAGGATAATTTCTAAATAGTTTTATCCTTAAGGAGGCCTTGCAATTGGCAGAGTTATGCATTTATTTTGCTGTTTCTTCAAATGATTCTTTAGAAAAGTGTCTTTTAAGTTTTTTCCTTCTACACTATATAGGAATTCAAAAATTGGATAGCTAAAGAAATTGTGTTTAGACTGAAGCTATATTATGAGTTCTTTTGTATGGGGTCTCAAACTAGTATCTAGTTTAAAGCTTCATCTTGAGGTTTCGATGGTAGAATGTGAAGCAAGATTCACAATTCAGAATCACGatcgtatattatatatatatatatatatatatatatatatatatatatatatatgtatgtatatatgtatgtgtatatgtatatgtatacatacatatatacatatacatatacatatatatatgtatgtatacatacatacatatatacatatacatatacatatacatatacatataaataaataaataaatatatatatatatatatatatatatataaatgttggAACTTTCTATACGAGCTTGTCTATTGGCTAAAGTTTTCTTTAAGAATGTTTTAAGATCAATATTTATCTGACTCACTAGAAAATTTGAGTCTGCAGGAAGCTTTTCTAGACACTGTTGGATGAATATCTGCTTGTAATTTgcatatattattttttgtaaCACCCTTCCTCGACAgtcatcaaaagaaagattttctatTATCAACTTTTGATTTTGTAGAGCTGAATATGAAGCTCTATTAAATTAAATACTATTTTTGATGGTGACCCTCCCTGCATTCCGCGTTAGCAGGAGCCTGCACTGAGTTTGTCCCTTTCTAAAAAAGGATATTGAAAACTTGGCTTGAGCTTTCTGTCAATCAACCTTTTGGTAGATTATTCCTTGTGAGTTTGTTTTATTGTTCTTTTTTGGGTTCTTATATCAGATCTTGCTCGACAATATTTTCTAATGCAAAAACTATTGAGTCTTTAACATTTGACTCTTTGACCTCAATCTTTAGCACATTCTACTCTTCATTTGCTGGTACTGTTAAAATTGGAATTTCAGTACCCATGTTTCTCTAATTTGCATCTTTCCTAGCACAGAGGAAGCTTCTTGTTTGGAATCATGGGTTTCACACAACAAAGTCCAGGTTATGTATACGCAGAAGGGGTAACTCATTTCCTGGTAATGAGGATCAAAAGATCCTGTCTAATGCAGTTGATTTGGAATGAATGAACCAGGTCTGTCACAATTCATTAGGTTTGTTCACCCGGGGACAAGCCAATTACAATGTATATATAGGTCTGTATCGATGGACTTCAATTTGTTGTTGAACCTAACCAGCAATGAACAAGTCACACTGTATGTAGAATATTTGGTCTATTTCACCTACATATCTAGCAGAAATGAACACTAAATTTTTTTGACAAGGACATCGGGTAATGGTAATGCTGCTAGTCTAATGTCTATAACCTTTAGTCCATTTCACCTACACAAGCTTGTATCTAGCAATATTGAACTTTCGTTTTATGCCAGTAGGATTTTGCTATGTTAATGTTGCTAGTCTTATCTTGTTATGCACATAAATGAGATTTCCCAGGATTTAGATCTACTGATCGTAATTTGTATATAGTTCTCTATTGAGTCTATTGACCACTGCTGGCTGTGTATTTTTACTGAATTCATTATTTGAATTCGTTCTTCTGTTAAAAAATGCATCTGGTGTCATGGTATCCTAGTATGCTCTCACGGTATTTTCTGGTGTTTTCTTTTTGAAGCACATTATCTTTTTTACAGGACGAGTCTTAATACATTGGTAAAGTTGCTTCTTTGTTACTTGGGTGACTAGTCCTTGAGTTACGGAAACAATCTCTTTACTCATAGAGGGTAAAACCATGTGTTGACCCTCTCCGGTAGCCTAGTGCATTGGCTTTGCCCTTCTATTCATTCTTTTGTTAGCCTAAAACCCTGTTTCTAGTCACACCATCATTCATGATCTTGTTTCTTGATATCTTTAGATTTACTGTTCTGTCTAGCCAACTTCTAGAAACTGCTTTAGCACAGGGAATTAAGTCTTTTATTTTGTGCAGAAACTTGGTGACATTATGGAGATGATGTTTGGTGGCCGTTATGTGATTTTGATGATGGCATTATTCTCAATTTACACTGGACTGATCTACAATGAATTCTTCTCTGTCCCATTTGAGATGTTTGGTCGATCTGCCTATGCATGTCGTGATCTTTCATGCAGGTATGTCATCATGCAGTTAGCTCTCCATTTATTTAATTCGAAATCATATGGTGGTTATTGTTCCTGTTAATAGGGATGCTACTACAGAAGGCTTGGTTAAAGTGAGAGAAGCCTACCCATTTGGTGTGGATCCCAAATGGCATGGCAGCAGAAGTGAGTTACCATTCCTTAACTCGTTGAAGATGAAGATGTCTATCCTTCTTGGAGTCGCACAAATGAACCTTGGCATTATTTTGAGTTATTTCAATGCAAAGTTCTTCAGTAACAGTATCAATACCTGGTAATTTCTTATTTCAGTTGTCTTTAAGGTGTGTGTAACTTGTAATGTGAATCAATAATTCAACACTCGCTATCTTTGTATGTATCTGAATATTTATTAGCAATTAGTAGTGTTATTGcctttacaagtcatcttataGTGATTATCTCACTAGTTTTAGGTGATTTCTATTTTGATATATGAAATCAAAAGGACTTTTGACATGTTTGTTGACTTTTTGATGTCTATTACTCAAATTGAAAATTCAGTATGCCAGCAATCTTTACCGTAGTGCTAAAAATGTCGTCATGTTTTGCCACCTTTGGGAAGGTTGTCAGATTATGTTTGCAGACCAGTATAACTGTAAATATCTAACAGAGATAGCACCCTCTTGCTACCAATCTTGACAGAAAATTTGAAATCTTTTTATTTTGTACGAAACATTTACCGTTGTGTTCTTAAATAATACAGCTTATGTGCAAGATCTTTGCATGTTGTATCTTGATATCAGGATTTTTATTGCATTGTTGAATTTAATTTTTACCATTACAAGAGTGTAAGCAAAGTTTTAGGATAATGAGGTATATTAGACTAGGACTTATCAGTAGTTATGTCACTTCTATAATGCAAAATTAATATTAGCTCCAAAGTGTACCTAGTGATAAAATCTGTGCTAGAAAGATCCTGTTGGTGACTAAAAATTGATTTTGTAGTCATCACTATTTCTGGTTAATAGTCTTCTAATTTTCCTTCCTCTGCCTATTAATTTTGTTTCAGGTATCAGTTCATTCCGCAGTTGATCTTTTTGAACAGTTTGTTCGGATACCTTTCACTCCTCATAATTGTAAAATGGTGTACTGGATCACAAGCAGATCTGTACCATGTAATGATATACATGTTTCTTAGTCCAACAGATGATTTAGGTGAGAACCAGCTATTTCCTGGTCAGAAAACACTTCAGGTTAGTCCTTTGCATTTCACTTTCCTGTTATCTTCATGTTGGCCAACATACTCACCAAGTTCCCAGTTTGGATGAATGAATACTAATTATTTTTCATTGTGTTTCCAGCTTGTGTTGCTCCTTCTGGCCCTTATTTCAGTTCCCTGGATGCTATTTCCAAAGCCCATTCTTTTGAGGAAGCAACACAATGAGGTATTTTGAAAATTTCCCTAGTCTCttgttctgtttttttttttgcttgttctGATTATTTGTATTTTTTGATAATTCAGAGACACCAAGGTCAATCATACACCATGCTCCATAACACCGAAGAGTCACTAGAGATTGAGGAAGATCATGATTCACATGACCACGAGGAGTTTGAGTTCAGTGAAGTTTTTGTCCACCAACTGATACACACTATAGAATTTGTCCTTGGAGCAGTCTCGAATACTGCATCATATCTTCGTCTATGGGCCCTCAGGTATACACATCACATTAGGACATTCCATGTTAGTTCGCCCAAGTAATGATCCTGACCTTTGCCATGATGTGGCTGCAAGTTTTCTTCATCACTCGTCATGCATCATTTTTCACATGAATTTCGCTGTTTTGATTTGGTTAAACGATGACTGTTCTCAACTTATTCTTCACCAATGATGGTGTTATATTCCATTTTATCTGCACTAATTGTCAGATTTGGCTCTTGCTCTACTGCTTTAGTCTAGAACTACAGAGATTAAAGCAGATTTTAATCTTGCACTACTGATTTATGTTATAAACTAAGATTTCTAGTGTGAGATATAAAATGCTTTTTAAATTTAACAACACTAGTTTAGGAAATGATAGGTGAGGTAAAATAGATTGCTTAAGAAATACTGCCGCTATTCTCACATTCTATCATTATGAACAAATAATTAGAGTTTCAAATGGATACTACAGCTATTGTTTCTGTCATAATTTTCTCGAGTTTAAAGACATTTTGCTGTGTACAAGTAAGAATGCTCGCATCTAGGAAAATAATCGCATTGGTATTAACTGTCTGGGATGAGTATGTTGAGCTCGGTGTGAGTACCATTATGAGGAATAATTAATAATAAGAATCCAGTGTGTCGAAGAGACGTGTGAGTACATTTTCTAAGGTCAGATGGACGTGTCCAAAGATGATCATCTGCGCTGATGATAGAGCCTTAAGTCAACTTAGTAAATTGTCAGAAGATATGATTCTCGTAGTAGTACTATAGGAGATTTGCCTTTAATAGAGTTGAGCAAATGCTTTTTTCTTGTGTCTGGGCAGGTAACCTATACTCATGTTGATAATCTGTCTCTTTTTTGCAGTCTTGCCCATTCAGAACTGTCTAGTGTGTTCTACGAGAAGGTTCTTCTTCTTGCTTGGGGGTAAGTCCCTCTACTCTGTAGTTCATATTTAGTTGCTTGTATGCCCACTGTGCTTTGACTGAAGGAGCTGGCTGTGGATCAGATTCAACAATATCGCCATTCTCATCATTGGCATCGTCGTGTTCGTCTGTGCTACCATCGGCGTTCTACTTGTGATGGAAACATTAAGTGCTTTCTTGCACGCATTGAGGCTTCACTGGGTGGAGTTCCAGAACAAGTTCTACGAGGGAGACGGATACAAGTTCGCCCCATTCTCATTCGCACTGCTTACCGATGAGGAAGACTGAAAAGGGTGGTTTTGATCTTGTTGCTTAATATGTAGATTTCTGCTGGAATTTAGCAATTCTTGTTCTTCTGTCTTGCTCGGGAGACAAATGTAAAACCGTGATGTGTTCTCGTTCCA belongs to Musa acuminata AAA Group cultivar baxijiao chromosome BXJ3-5, Cavendish_Baxijiao_AAA, whole genome shotgun sequence and includes:
- the LOC135638242 gene encoding V-type proton ATPase subunit a3-like, which gives rise to MGDYRGLNVRRDRGGCCPPMDLMRSEAMQLVRIIVPVESAHLTLSYLGDLGLFQFKDLNADKSPFQRTYANQIKRCGEMARKLRLFKEQMAKAGISHSEMAMTQTRIDFDEMEIKLGELEAELIEVHSNNEKLQRSYNELLEYMLVLKKAGEFFYSAQSSATAQQREIEARQTGDGSLDSPLLLEQEMLTDPAKQVKLGFVSGLVPKEKAMAFERILFRATRGNMYLRQAAVDDPVIDPISGEKIAKNVFVVFYSGERAKTKILKICEAFGANRYPFTDDIGKQMQMISEVSGKITELKTTIDLGMLHRDNILKNISYQFEQWNNLVRTEKAIYHTLNMLSLDVTKKCLVAEGWSPVFATSQIQDALQRATYDSNSQVGSIFQVLHTKESPPTYFQTNKFTSAFQEIVDAYGIAKYQEANPGVYTIVTFPFLFAVMFGDWGHGMCLLLATLMLIFREKKLSSQKLGDIMEMMFGGRYVILMMALFSIYTGLIYNEFFSVPFEMFGRSAYACRDLSCRDATTEGLVKVREAYPFGVDPKWHGSRSELPFLNSLKMKMSILLGVAQMNLGIILSYFNAKFFSNSINTWYQFIPQLIFLNSLFGYLSLLIIVKWCTGSQADLYHVMIYMFLSPTDDLGENQLFPGQKTLQLVLLLLALISVPWMLFPKPILLRKQHNERHQGQSYTMLHNTEESLEIEEDHDSHDHEEFEFSEVFVHQLIHTIEFVLGAVSNTASYLRLWALSLAHSELSSVFYEKVLLLAWGFNNIAILIIGIVVFVCATIGVLLVMETLSAFLHALRLHWVEFQNKFYEGDGYKFAPFSFALLTDEED